A DNA window from Nerophis ophidion isolate RoL-2023_Sa linkage group LG13, RoL_Noph_v1.0, whole genome shotgun sequence contains the following coding sequences:
- the il17d gene encoding interleukin-17D, translating to MHRGLRVLLAALLLLHAAAMAAVGGRVRKKVPRARACLDLPEEILEQMFGRLSVGVLSAFHHALQLEPRDHVHLSCPGPARSSAADSQSRLPVNLLSVSPWAYRISYDPTRFPRHMPEAYCLCQGCLTGPHRQESDQYRSTPVYAPSVILRRSGSCVGGRHSYSEVYVSVAVGCTCVPLLDKDRLVQNGNQSLESWRTESKAVRSFSAAGSKQVDGR from the exons ATGCACCGTGGGCTCCGAGTCCTGCTGGCCGCGCTGCTGCTCCTCCACGCCGCCGCCATGGCCGCGGTGGGCGGGCGGGTGAGGAAGAAGGTTCCCCGGGCCCGCGCGTGTCTGGACCTCCCCGAGGAGATCCTGGAGCAGATGTTCGGCCGCCTCTCGGTCGGCGTGCTGAGCGCCTTCCACCACGCCCTGCAGCTGGAGCCCCGGGACCACGTCCACCTCAGCTGCCCCGGACCCGCGCGCTCCTCGGCGGCCGACAGCCAGAGCCGCCTCCCGGTCAACCTGCTCAGCGTCTCGCCCTGGGCGTACAG GATCTCTTACGACCCCACCAGGTTCCCGCGCCACATGCCGGAGGCCTACTGCCTGTGTCAGGGCTGTCTGACCGGACCTCATCGCCAGGAGAGCGACCAGTACCGCAGCACACCTGTCTACGCTCCCTCCGTCATCCTCAGGAGGTCCGGTTCTTGTGTCGGGGGCCGCCACTCCTACTCTGAGGTCTACGTCTCCGTGGCTGTGGGGTGCACTTGTGTGCCCCTGCTGGACAAAGACCGGCTGGTGCAGAACGGCAACCAGAGTCTGGAGTCCTGGAGAACAGAGTCCAAAGCGGTCCGCTCCTTTTCGGCAGCGGGAAGCAAACAAGTAGACGGAAGATGA